The Micromonospora krabiensis genome window below encodes:
- a CDS encoding SigE family RNA polymerase sigma factor, producing the protein MTDRTEYDRFVVERSTRLLRFAYLLTGDWAAAEDLLQTALVKVWFAWARVRGDAEAYVRRTIVNTYVSWRRRRWTGEIPQTVPDRPDGPDRMTEYVERDALWRMLAELPRRQRAVLVLRYFEDLTEAQVAETLGVSVGTVKSQASKGLAKLRTSAALSDRKELVP; encoded by the coding sequence TTGACCGACCGAACGGAATACGACCGCTTCGTGGTGGAGCGCTCCACCCGGCTGCTGCGGTTCGCGTACCTGCTGACCGGTGACTGGGCGGCCGCCGAGGACCTGTTGCAGACCGCGCTGGTCAAGGTCTGGTTCGCCTGGGCCCGGGTACGCGGCGATGCCGAGGCGTACGTGCGGCGCACCATCGTCAACACGTACGTCTCCTGGCGCCGACGCCGGTGGACGGGCGAGATCCCGCAGACGGTGCCGGATCGCCCCGACGGGCCCGACCGGATGACCGAGTACGTCGAGCGGGACGCGCTGTGGCGGATGCTCGCGGAGCTGCCCCGCCGGCAGCGGGCCGTCCTCGTGCTGCGCTACTTCGAGGACCTGACCGAGGCGCAGGTCGCCGAGACGCTCGGCGTCAGCGTCGGCACCGTCAAGAGCCAGGCGAGCAAGGGCCTGGCGAAGCTGCGTACCTCTGCCGCCCTCAGTGACCGGAAGGAGCTCGTCCCGTGA